The genomic interval TTCTCGTGGACTGTGTACCCTTCTACTTTTATAACAATGAGAAAGGCATGTGCCTCTGGAGAACATTGTAACACATTAAACTATAGGTTTCAATTCAGGAACGTTAGTATCACATAATCCAGATGTATCAGTCACAGTGATGTTTCTTGGACTGAGCTTGGACAAAAAATTACTGTACAATGCAGGTTCTTCCCAGGAGCGCGCTCCAGTTGTCTATTGGGAGGGTTTGTAATTAAAACCTTTAAAATGGACCCATTAAACAAAATAAGATTTACATGGGAATTTTTGTAACTCACTTTCCTCTGGACGAACAACCATTTTGAAACCGGTTACATGCAAAGCATTCTGGGCGGTCTGGAATGCCTGCAGATTACAACGAACAAGGAAACAGCAAAAAATGACTTGTTGCTataattctaaataaaaactgttAGGATGGTGTACATATTATCATAAAACGGCTTCATAGAAATCTACATTGTAATTGGCTGTAACATACTGATGTTAGTGGACATGTTCTGTTACGGTTTTGGAACTTAAAGAGTCCTTCCTCACCTTGGTAGACTCTATGTCATTGGGTTGGACAAGGATGCGTACCAGGAAGGGACGTCTGTTTAATCTGATCTGCTCATATCTATGGATCTCTTCGAGCAGAGTCTGCGCTGCCACATTGTGAGGGAACTGGAGATCAAAAATGGTTCCATCCACTGGGAAAGCAATGGACAGGAGTCCTTGGTCATCACAGGAGGTCAGGATATTCCTCACACCCTGCCTCAGAGCCTGGGGACCAGAGGGGATGGATCAACTGAGGTTCCACGGTCTTGAAATGCATGCACGCACCGCACGGACCTGTACTGCTGGAGTGTTCCTATAGTGGGCACAGCTGAGGAAGAACACACGGCTAGACCGCAAACCAGACAACTCCTCCACCAGGACGGTGTCACCAGGAGCAGTTAGATCTCGTGATCCCCTCCGAAACTTTGCCAGTAGCTCGGGTCCAGCAGCCTCTGAAAGGACCTTCCCAACACGAGAGGACAGAGGGTCACTCCCAATCATGGGGGACACCAGGGCATCCACCttcagaaagagaaagatataaatacagtgaaaaacagagacagaaaaacagaaaaataaactaaaagagattaaaaaaaagattgaaatAGAATCTGAACAAAGAAAAAGTATGAACTCTCACCTGCTGCTTCTCTATGGTTCCCTGGACAATCTCTACCTGGACACAGCCCTCTGAAGCGACTGCTCCCCTGGTGTAAGTATCAGTGTCCCCATGAGAAGTAtttgtggtggtagtggtggtccTGGACCCTCCCTTCTGCTCAGATGATTCCTTCCTCCCCAGTAACAGCCTATCACAGGCCTCTTGCATGGCTCTCACCACCTCTGCACGTACATCAATCAGAGTGACCTTGGTAAGGATGCGTTGTTCCCTCCCAAAGTCCCTCACAGCAGAGACTATGGCCTCggagcacaccttcagaggaaCCCCAAATATCCCTGAGCTGATGCAGGGCATGGCCAGGGTCTGGAGCTCCAGGGTCTCTGCTAGATCCAGGGCTGTCTTTACCGTCTTCTCCAGTAGAGGGCGCTCATTCCCGCGGCCCCCTACTGGTCCCACAGCATGCAGCAGCATCTTGCACGGCAGCTTCCCTCCAGTGGTCTCTACCACACTACCTGTAGCTAATCTACCTACCTTCCTAACCAGATCCCTGCTGGCCTGCTTTACCTCAGGCCCCCCTGCCCGACTCAGAGCTGCAGCCACACCTCCACCGTGATCCAGATCCCCATTGGCAGCATTTACCAGCGCATCTGCTTCTTCCTTGGTGATGTCCCCCTGACGCACCACAACCTGCAGCCCCCATGGGAGGTAATAGCTGGTTTCTTCGACAGTAGTAGTTGTCCTGGACCATCCCTTCTGCTCAGATGATTCCCTCCTCCCCAGTAACAGCCTATCACAGGCCTCCTGCATGGCTTTCACCACTTCTGCACGTACATCAATCAGAGTGACCTTGGTAAGGATGCGTTTTTCCCTCCCAAAGTCCCTCACAGCAGAGACTATGGCCTCggagcacaccttcagaggaaCCCCAAATATCCCTGAGCTGATGCAGGGCATGGCCAGGGTCTGGAGCTCCAGGGTCTCTGCTAGATCCAGGGCTGTCTTTACCGTCTTCTCCAGTAGAGGGCGCTCATTCCCGCTGCCCCCTACTGGTCCCACAGCATGCAGCAGCATCTTGCACGGCAGCTTCCCTCCAGTGGTCTCTACCACACTACCTGTACCTAATCTTCCAACCTGCCTAACCAGATCCCTGCTGGCCTGCTGTACCTCAGGCCCCCCTGCCCGACTCAGAGCTGCAGCCACACCTCCAGCGTGATCCAGATCCCCATTGGCAGCATTTACCAGCGCATCCGCTTTTTCCTTGGTGATGTCCCCCTGACGCACCACAACCTGCAGCCCCCATGGGAGGGAATAGATGGCGTCTGCAACCGTCTCTTCCCATCTAGAGTTGATGCCTGCTTCGCTGACTAAGCCACTCTGGTACGGTTGAGGACATCCCACTGCTCTTGCACTGGCCCAGTCAATCAGAAAGGCTTGGATTTCTTCTCTCAGCTCCTGAACCTCCTTAAAGTGGCCCAGCAGCTGCACTCGACAACCAGGGACATACCTGGCCACCACCCTGCGTCTGTGTTGGTTCATCTCCATCACCTTCTTCTCAATGGTGGACGTTAGTTCAAGTGGGTCACAATTGGGTACGTCAATCATCTCCTCCCCAAACTCCCCCAGCAGAGCCTTCTCTGCCTGGTCAAGTTTCTCAGGGGAGAGT from Esox lucius isolate fEsoLuc1 chromosome 24, fEsoLuc1.pri, whole genome shotgun sequence carries:
- the LOC114828686 gene encoding protein mono-ADP-ribosyltransferase PARP14, whose product is MNVHKFPVFFEVPSLDAEQKGNIEKYFKIRRKSGGGDCSSIHKVGENIYQIAFTDQADQERVLQRTNHVLELPGGTLSLNLRGSLDPSTTTLPHDFRQLASPPDGPEHELHLDSYLLRYLKESPGAGRDLQQKLSSLGCSVQLLSEEGRAVVRGSGQAELCRAGVEDGTELGRWKLEVEKLFEQLVDRYKCHYEMDPRKVHTLLQSSTLGSEDVRVYEEGGEGFAVVVGEGSEVQAKLKEIEANLVQHLSSTNQAKIRTVCLLGQAKLRLLGEVIEKDLGEFVPGVKVTRVDSTQLVLEGSANEVRTARQLVTDKTSLVMERVVSGVSPNLLTFLSEAYGRPGSLGSLLGFGSQVQVDLGVTELRLFALSPEKLDQAEKALLGEFGEEMIDVPNCDPLELTSTIEKKVMEMNQHRRRVVARYVPGCRVQLLGHFKEVQELREEIQAFLIDWASARAVGCPQPYQSGLVSEAGINSRWEETVADAIYSLPWGLQVVVRQGDITKEKADALVNAANGDLDHAGGVAAALSRAGGPEVQQASRDLVRQVGRLGTGSVVETTGGKLPCKMLLHAVGPVGGSGNERPLLEKTVKTALDLAETLELQTLAMPCISSGIFGVPLKVCSEAIVSAVRDFGREKRILTKVTLIDVRAEVVKAMQEACDRLLLGRRESSEQKGWSRTTTTVEETSYYLPWGLQVVVRQGDITKEEADALVNAANGDLDHGGGVAAALSRAGGPEVKQASRDLVRKVGRLATGSVVETTGGKLPCKMLLHAVGPVGGRGNERPLLEKTVKTALDLAETLELQTLAMPCISSGIFGVPLKVCSEAIVSAVRDFGREQRILTKVTLIDVRAEVVRAMQEACDRLLLGRKESSEQKGGSRTTTTTTNTSHGDTDTYTRGAVASEGCVQVEIVQGTIEKQQVDALVSPMIGSDPLSSRVGKVLSEAAGPELLAKFRRGSRDLTAPGDTVLVEELSGLRSSRVFFLSCAHYRNTPAVQALRQGVRNILTSCDDQGLLSIAFPVDGTIFDLQFPHNVAAQTLLEEIHRYEQIRLNRRPFLVRILVQPNDIESTKAFQTAQNALHVTGFKMVVRPEENNWSALLGRTCIVQ